In Frondihabitans sp. PAMC 28766, a genomic segment contains:
- a CDS encoding WhiB family transcriptional regulator: MAIHDRSGSVPEDWHVDPILLGVPGVRSSAPEGVETDESQLSWQADSLCAQTDPEAFFPEKGGSTRDAKKICASCDVKAQCLEYALQNDERFGIWGGLSERERRKLRKRA; the protein is encoded by the coding sequence ATGGCCATCCACGACCGAAGCGGCTCTGTACCCGAAGACTGGCACGTCGATCCGATCCTGCTGGGTGTCCCAGGGGTTCGCTCGTCGGCGCCGGAGGGCGTCGAGACCGACGAGAGCCAGCTGTCCTGGCAGGCAGACTCGCTCTGCGCCCAGACCGATCCCGAGGCGTTCTTCCCTGAGAAGGGCGGCTCGACCCGCGACGCCAAGAAGATCTGCGCCTCGTGCGACGTGAAGGCCCAGTGCCTCGAGTACGCGCTGCAGAACGACGAGCGCTTCGGCATCTGGGGCGGGCTCTCCGAGCGCGAGCGCAGAAAGCTTCGCAAGCGGGCCTGA